In one window of Methanoculleus chikugoensis DNA:
- a CDS encoding peptidase S9: MNQKTICIVLLLIASALPAAAAPVVQLTNDSAFDAYPFWSPDGARIAFVSSDGVHAGIRVMERDGRILTQVTADRSWNLFTEFDPWSPDGEKLLFLSDDGGGLDLWTMNPDGTGKVRLTEGGRITPSPGLSGYGADWSADGKRIVYTSCLFENAAIQEGSPAVNLSAIRTEANIWIMDADGGNKKQLTSDGDARLPLWQPQGDRIAYLADRSGSREIWTVQSDGTGKTQVTFSEGSVSGYSWSPDGARIAYVVASPPGTLPEFSLWVIDSDGSCSEQLTTGNRDKSPVWSQDGTRIAFRSESRDQTLWVMMSNGSDLAPLGPDNPAFMMQQWSPDGRTIVVSDGNDLSAIQLEDPAAPASPGFEVVSAAGALLLTVCLLRLRKQE, from the coding sequence GTGAATCAAAAAACGATCTGTATCGTCCTGTTGCTGATCGCGTCCGCTCTCCCGGCAGCGGCTGCACCCGTTGTTCAACTGACAAACGATTCGGCATTCGATGCGTATCCCTTCTGGTCGCCAGACGGTGCCAGGATCGCCTTCGTCTCATCCGACGGAGTCCATGCCGGTATCCGGGTGATGGAGCGTGACGGCCGGATCCTGACGCAGGTGACGGCCGACCGTTCGTGGAATCTCTTCACCGAGTTCGATCCCTGGTCGCCGGACGGGGAGAAACTCCTCTTCCTCTCCGACGACGGAGGAGGGCTCGACCTCTGGACGATGAACCCGGACGGGACCGGGAAGGTGCGCCTGACCGAAGGCGGCCGCATCACCCCCAGTCCGGGGCTCTCCGGCTACGGGGCGGACTGGAGCGCCGATGGAAAGCGGATAGTCTATACCTCCTGCCTCTTTGAGAATGCGGCCATCCAGGAAGGGTCGCCTGCGGTGAACCTCTCGGCCATCCGCACGGAAGCGAATATCTGGATCATGGACGCGGACGGGGGTAACAAGAAGCAGCTGACGAGCGACGGGGATGCACGTCTGCCCCTGTGGCAGCCGCAGGGGGACAGGATCGCATACCTCGCAGACAGATCCGGGAGCCGGGAGATCTGGACCGTGCAGAGCGACGGAACGGGCAAGACACAGGTGACGTTCAGCGAGGGGAGCGTATCCGGGTATTCCTGGTCCCCGGACGGTGCCAGGATCGCCTACGTCGTCGCGTCACCGCCGGGGACATTGCCGGAGTTCTCTCTCTGGGTTATCGATAGCGACGGATCGTGTTCGGAGCAATTGACAACCGGAAACCGGGACAAATCACCGGTCTGGTCGCAGGACGGTACTAGGATCGCCTTCCGGTCGGAATCGCGGGACCAGACGCTCTGGGTGATGATGAGCAACGGTTCCGACCTCGCACCCCTCGGCCCCGATAACCCGGCATTCATGATGCAGCAGTGGTCTCCCGACGGCAGAACGATTGTCGTGAGCGATGGAAACGACCTGTCTGCAATCCAACTCGAAGACCCGGCGGCACCCGCGTCGCCGGGATTTGAGGTAGTTTCTGCAGCGGGTGCACTGCTTCTCACAGTATGTCTGCTCAGACTGCGAAAACAGGAATGA